The Synechococcus sp. WH 8101 sequence GGGTGGCACGGCGGCCCTGGTGGCTGCCCTGAATCTCGGCCCCTACCTGCGCACGGCCCTGATCTCCAGCGGTGTGGCGTTCGCCGGCTATGGGCCGCTCGTGGCCTGGTACATCCCGAATCGCTGGATCGACTACCTGCTGGGAAGCGGCCTGGCGCTGTTATCCGGGGTGCTCCTCTTTCCCCAGTCCTCGTTGCGCCGCTACCGACGTCTATTGGATCGGGGTGATCCGGAAAGCCTGGAGCAGCTGCGCCGGCTCTACCCGGCGGCCCGTGAAGAAGCCGCCTGGCTGGGGCAGGGGCTTGTCAGTCCAGACGCTCAGCGTGGGTGAGTGGCCATCAACCGTTGAACCTCCGCCGCGTGATAGCTGCTGCGCGTCAGCGGGCTGCTCACCACCTGCAGGAAGCCGAGCTGGTCTTCACCATGCCGGCGGAAGCTCTCGAATTGGTCCGGGGTCACGAACCGCTGCACCGGCAGATGCTTGGGCCCAGGCGAGAGGTACTGGCCGATGGTGACGATGTCGACCGCATGGCGCCGCAGGTCGGCCAGCGTCTCGTGCACCTCGGCATCGGTTTCCCCCAGCCCCACCATCAGGCCTGATTTGCTGTAAACCTTCGGCCAGCCCTCCCGAACGCGTTGCAGCAGCTCCAGGGAGCGGCTGTACACCCCCTGCGGTCGCGCCCGTTTGTAGAGGGTGGGAACGGTTTCGATGTTGTGGTTCAGCACATCGGGCCCGGCGTCCATCACGGTGGCCAGGGCGTTCCAGTCGCCACAGAAATCAGGAATCAGCAGTTCGATCGTGGTGAGGGGAGAGCGCTGCCGCACCTGTTGGATGCAGGCGACGAACTGGGAGGCGCCGCCATCGGCGAGATCGTCGCGGTTCACCGAAGTGATCACGACATGGCGCAAGCCCAGACGGGCCACCGCCTCGCCGAGTCGCTCCGGTTCGGTGGGGTCGAGCTCCCGCACGCTCTTGTCGAAATCAATGTCGCAGTAGGGGCAGGCGCGGGTGCAGCCCGGCCCCATGATCAGAAAAGTGGCGGTGCCGCCGGCGAAGCATTCGCCGATGTTGGGGCAGCTCGCTTCCTGGCAAACCGTGTTGAGCCTGAGATCGAGCAACAGATCGGCCACGGCGCCGATCCGTTCCCGCTGCGGCGCTTTGACGCGCAGCCACTCAGGTTTCAAGGCGGAGGTCATCTTCTACAGTCGGGCCATCGGGATGTAGCGCAGCTTGGTAGCGCACTTCGTTCGGGACGAAGGGGCCGCAGGTTCGAATCCTGTCATCCCGACTGCATGACGATCAGCTCAGGGCAGCGCCGGGGTACCCCCTCGGCGTCACCATCTGATCCGAGGCGACGTAGGTGCTGCTGTTGCCCACCAGTAACACCGTCAGCATGTCGACGTCGTCTGGATTGAGCGCGCCCAGGGTGGTGTGGTGCAGGCTCTCCTCCTTGCGGCCGAGCTGGCGGGCCAGCAGCACGGGCGTGGTGGCGCTCCGTTCCGCCAGCAGCAGGTCCCGGGCCCGGGCCAGTTGCCAGTCTCGATCTCGGGAGCGGGGGTTGTAGAGCGCCACGACGAAATCGCCCTTGGCGGCAGCCTCCAGCCGTCGTTCGATCACGGGCCACGGGGTGAGGCGATCACTGAGGCTGATCGTGCAGAAGTCGTGCATCAGGGGGGCTCCCACCCGGGCTGCCGCCAGCTGCAGCGCGGAGATGCCGGGGTGCACGGCAAAGGCGGGGCGCTCGCATTCCGGCAGGGCCAGCCAGAGCTCCAGGGCCAGTCCTGCCATGCCGTAGATGCCGCTGTCGCCCGAGGACACCAACGCCACCCGCACGCCCTGCCGGGCCAGGTCCAGCGCCTGGGCGCAGCGTTCCCGTTCCCGGGTGAGCTGACCATCCAGGCGCACCTGATCGCAGCGCCGCAAGGGTTCCAGCAGGTCGAGGTAGAGGCCATAGCCCACCCAGACGCTGCACTGGGCCAGGGCGCGCCGGGCCTCGGGAGTGAGAAGGTTCAGATCTCCAGGACCGCTGCCGATCAGATGGAGCTGCCCCCGCTGGGGAGCCTGGGGCAGGGCCGCCTGGGCGATCGCCACCGTGGCGGCACCCCGTTCCTCGCTGCTCTGCGGTTTTTCGATTGTTTTCGTCTGCCGTAGATGGCCCTGTTCCCCTGCAGCGAGAAGGGCTGCGGCTTCCGCCACCGATGCCGTGCCCATTTCCGCTTTCACCACGTCGGACGGGGTGGGCACCGCCACGGCCGCCAGTGCTTCAGCGCTATGCAGGCGCATGGGCCAGCCGCGTTGCTGCGCCAGGGCGATCAGGGCTGGTTCATCGCCTTTGCGATCGATGCTGCTCAGGCCGGCCACCGCTTCGATCGCCAGGCCGGCGTCTTCGAGCGACCGTTCGATCGCCCGGGAGATGAGGCTCAGGCTGGTGTCTCTTTCGCAGCCCACCCCAAGCCAGAGGCAGGCGGGATGCCAGGCACAGCCGTCGTCGCGGCGGTGCTCCGGGCCGATGGTCAGATCCGCCTCGAGCGCATCGTCCGTAGCGCAACAGTTGTGTTGAGCCCCTGGCGCCTGACGCCAGAGCGGGCTGCCGGCGGTCTGCAGGACACGGCTGCTGCGGTTCTGCGCTCGTTCAATCATCAGCGCGCTCCATCGGCTGCCACTGCCGCTGCGCTGCCAGCCCCAGCCCTCGCCGAAACCATCCAGGGCCAGGCGGTCGTGGCGGGCGCTGTCGCCCGTGATCACCGCCTGCCCGTTCAGCGCAGCGGCCAGACCATGGGCCCACAGTTCAGCGCCGGCGCGATGGCTGCCGAGGAGGGGAATCACCTGGCCACCTTCAGCATCCAGAACGAGCACGGCCGGATCTGTCTCTTTGTCGGATAACAGTGGCGCCACGAGGCGGGTGGCTGCTCCCACGGCCCCAATCAGGATCAGTCCGCCGCACCGATCCCAGTGGTTCGCAAGCAGATCAGCGGCAGCACCGATCAGCAGGTCGGCCGGTGGGCTGGGCAGGGAGGCTGACGCCTGCGGCGTGAGGGCGATCCAGTGGACTTCGCCGGCTTGTTGAAGACGCTGCAGCAGGGGAAGGGCACGGCTGGATAGCCCCAGAGCCAGGCAGGGCTTTGGGGCTCGGGTCGGTGACGGGGAAGCGGCGTTCAGAACAACACGGTCGAGGGTCAACGCTGGGTGCCGTCTGGATTCAACAGCTCCCGCGCTGATCCTCCCAGGCTGGTGGTCGGCAGCCGCGGTGGTGGCTCGGCGCGCTGGGGAGGAGGGGCGTCCTCAGGGGCCATCTTCGGCTCGAGATCCGGTTCGATCTTTGGGGGTGCTGCCGTCTCGCCATCGGTTGATGGCTCGGGTTCCATGGCCAGCGTCGGCGCCGTTTCAACGTCCGGTTCCGGTTCCGGTTCCTGTTCGGGGTCTGGCTCTGGGTCTGTGGGTGCCGGGGTCTCGCCCAGAAGGCGAGCGAGTTGGTTGTCGCTCAGGTGGTCTTGCAACCAGATGGGTGGCTGCTCTGATCCCTGCGGTGTGGCGCGCAATTGGTTGTTGAACACGGGCGTGATCGGTTCTCCGAGGCCATCCAGCAGCTCCATCTGCACGGCCTGGGTGCCGCGTCCCTTGGTCTGCAACCACAGGGCCTGCTGCTGGTCCAACAGAACGCTGTCGCCGTTGAGGGTGAGTCGCAGGCGCCAGCGCCCATCCCCCTCGCGCAGGTTCTGCAAAGGGGCATTCCACACCAGCCAGTCGAGAAGCAGGGGTTGGCCTTGGCTCAGTTCAGAGGGACTGACCAGCACCAGCCAGGGATCCTCAGGACCGGGCTGGGTGTTGGGCAGGGCCTGAATCTGGTGCAGCCGCCACTGCAGGCTGGCGCCGGGGAGCTTGACTGCCTCGCCCCATGGAGTGGCGGCGTAGGCCGTGAGCCGATGGCTGCCCGGGCTGAGCGCCGGCAACGTGACCTGGATCCGCCCATCGTTGAGATGGCTGAAGCGTTGGGGGGGGGCTCCGTCGATCTGCAGGGCGATGTGGGCGCCGGGGCCCAGGTCCGGATCGGCTGTGACCGGCCAGTCCTCGACCTGCAGGGTCAGGGTCCAGGAGGCCTCACGGAGCACTGTTCCGTCCTGCGGACTCACCAGAGAGAGTCGGGGCCGCCGGCCATCAAGGCGACGCTGCAGCTGCTGGACGCCGCCGGGTGCGGCGACCTCCTGCAGTGTGCCGCTGGCGGCCGGGATCACCGGGCTCGCCCCATCGCCGCCGGTCGTTGTGGACCAGGGGAGGGACAGGGCGGAAACCGGGCTGGTCCAGCTCAGCGTGATGCAGGCGCAGAGCAGAACCGTCATCAGGCGGCGCAGAGCCGGAGGCCCCATGGACGATGCGGCGGATAAAGGGCATTCTGAAGCTCACCGGTAGCGCCGCCCACCCGCCGCTGTTTGTGTTAGTCAGGACGAAAAGATTCTCGTCAGCACGTGCGGAAAGAGCTCAAAGTTTCCCGGGTTCGTTGTTAATCACTTGCCGTCAGACCCCCTGTCACGACTGGTTCGCGGCGGGATTGAACCTTTGTAACTCCTGGGTCGGGAGATGGATCTTCGCCTCTATGCTTCCGCCAGCGGTCCCCTCTTTGGGGCCCAATGCTCCAGTGAGAGTCAGGGATTTCTGTTCCTGGCAACCACTGGCGCCCGGGTGCGGTGACGCTCTGCTGAGCTGTGCCCGGGGCCCCGGCGAGCCATTTGGTTTGCCGGAGGGGTGGCCCACCACCTCGATCCCGTCCCTCGAGGAACGACTCGATGACCATCAGCCCACCAGAGCGTGGGAGCACCGCGAAGAGCCAGGTCGAAAAGGTCAACAATCCGGCGACCTTTGAACTGTTCGGTAAGCCCGGACATTTCGACCGAGCCCTCGCGAAAGGTCCCAAAACCACCACCTGGGTTTGGAACCTCCACGCCAACGCTCACGATTTCGACAGCCACACGAGTGACCTTGAGGAGGTCTCTCGGAAGATCTTCAGTGCTCATTTCGGCCATCTGGCCGTGATTTTCATCTGGCTGAGCGGCGCTTTCTTCCATGGCGCCCGCTTCTCCAACTTCTCCGGCTGGCTCGCCGATCCCACCCACGTGAAGCCCAGTGCTCAGGTGGTGTGGCCGGTGTTCGGCCAGGAAATCCTCAATGGCGACATGGGTGCCGGTTTCCAGGGCATCCAGATCACCTCCGGTCTCTTCCATGTCTGGCGTGCCTGGGGCATCACCAACGAGACCCAGCTGATGTCTCTGGCCATCGGCGCTCTGGTGATGGCCGGCCTGATGCTGAACGCCGGTGTCTTCCACTACCACAAAGCAGCGCCAAAGCTGGAGTGGTTCCAGAACGTTGAGTCGATGCTCAACCACCACCTGGCTGGCCTGCTGGGTCTGGGCTCCCTCTCCTGGACCGGGCACCTGCTGCACGTGTCTCTGCCCACCACCAAGTTGATGGATGCCATCGACGCCGGCCAACCGCTGGTGCTCAACGGCAAGACGATCGCTTCAGTGGCAGACATCCCCCTGCCGCACGAATTCTTCAACCAGGATCTGCTGGCGCAGCTCTATCCCGGATTCAGCGCCGGTATCGGTGCTTTCTTCCGCGGCGATTGGGCTGCCTACAGCGACTTCCTCACCTTCAAGGGTGGCGTGAACCCCGTCACCGGCAGCATGTGGATGAGCGACATCGCCCATCACCACCTGGCCATCGCGGTGTTGTTCATCGTGGCCGGTCACATGTACCGCACCAACTGGGGGATCGGTCACTCCATTAAGGAGATCCTCGAGGGTCAGAAGGGCGACCCCCTGCTGTTCCCCGCCACCAAGGGCCATGACGGCCTGTTTGAGTTCATGACCACCAGCTGGCACGCTCAGCTGGCTGTGAACCTGGCGATGCTCGGCTCCCTGAGCATCATCGTGGCCCAGCACATGTACGCGATGCCTCCCTATCCGTACATGGCGATCGATTACCCGACCCAGATCGGTCTGTTCACCCACCACATGTGGATCGGTGGCTTCCTGATTGTGGGTGCGGCCGCCCATGGCGCGATCGCGATGATCCGCGACTACGACCCCGCCAAGCACGTGGATAACGTGCTCGACCGAGTGCTCAAGGCCCGCGATGCCCTGATCAGCCACCTCAACTGGGTGTGCATCTGGCTGGGCTTCCACAGCTTCGGTCTCTATATCCACAACGACACCATGCGTGCCCTGGGTCGTCCCCAGGACATGTTCAGCGACTCGGCGATCCAGCTGAAGCCCGTCTTCGCGCAGTGGATCCAGGGTCTGCACGCTGCCGCCGCCGGCAGCACCGCACCCAACGCGCTCTCCAGCGTCAGTGAAGTCTTCAACGGCACCGTCGTCGCCGTTGGCGGCAAGGTCGCCGCTGCCCCGATTCCTCTGGGCACCGCTGATTTCATGGTGCACCACATCCACGCCTTCACGATTCACGTGACGGTGCTGATCCTGCTGAAGGGTGTGCTCTACGCCCGCAGCTCCCGCCTCATCCCCGACAAGGCCAACCTGGGCTTCCGCTTCCCCTGTGATGGCCCCGGTCGTGGTGGCACCTGTCAGGTGTCCGCCTGGGACCACGTGTTCCTGGGTCTGTTCTGGATGTACAACTCCCTCTCCATCGTGATCTTCCACTTCAGCTGGAAGATGCAGAGCGATGTGTGGGGCACGGTGAATGCCGACGGTTCCGTTCAGCACATCACCAACGGCAACTTCGCCAACAGCGCTATCACCATCAACGGTTGGTTGCGTGACTTCCTGTGGGCTCAGGCCGCACAGGTGATCAATAGCTATGGCTCCAACACCAGCGCCTATGGCCTGATGTTCCTGGGTGCCCACTTCGTCTGGGCCTTCAGCCTGATGTTCCTGTTCAGCGGCCGCGGCTACTGGCAGGAGCTGATCGAGTCCATCGTTTGGGCTCACAACAAGCTGAAAGTGGCTCCGGCCATCCAGCCCCGTGCGCTCTCCATCACCCAGGGCCGTGCCGTGGGTGTTGCCCACTACCTCCTGGGCGGTATTGCGACCACCTGGGCCTTCTTCCACGCCCACATCCTTGTGGTCGGCTGATCTCCACCTGTCTTTTCCCTAATGGCAACGAAATTCCCTTCGTTCAGCCAGGGTCTGGCACAGGACCCGACAACCCGCCGTATCTGGTACGGCATCGCCACGGCTCACGACTTCGAGAGCCATGACGGAATGACGGAGGAGAAGCTTTACCAGAAGCTCTTCTCCACCCATTTCGGTCACCTGGCCATCATCGGCCTCTGGGTTTCGGGCAACCTGTTCCACATCGCCTGGCAGGGCAACTTCGAGCAGTGGGTCGCCGACCCCCTGCACGTGCGCCCCATCGCTCACGCAATCTGGGATCCCCACTTCGGTCAGGGCGCGATTGACGCCTTCACTCAGGCGGGTGCGTCCTCCCCGGTGAACATCGCCTACTCAGGCCTGTATCACTGGTTCTACACAATCGGCATGAAGACCAACGCCGAGCTGTATCAGGGTTCCATCTTCATGATGATCCTGTCGGCCTGGGCTCTCTTCGCCGGCTGGTTGCATCTGCAGCCCAAGTTCCGTCCCTCCCTGGCCTGGTTCAAGAACGCTGAATCACGCCTCAACCACCACCTGGCCGTTCTCTTCGGCTTCAGCTCCATCGCCTGGACCGGTCACCTGGTTCACGTGGCGATTCCTGAGTCCCGCGGTCAGCACGTGGGTTGGGACAACTTCCTCAACGTGATGCCCCACCCCGCCGGTCTGGGCCCCTTCTTCACCGGCAACTGGGGTGTGTATGCCCAGAACCCCGACACCATGGGTCAGGTGTTCGGCACCGCCGAGGGTTCGGGCACGGCGATCCTGACCTTCCTGGGTGGATTCCACCCCCAGACGGAAGCCCTTTGGCTCACCGACATCGCCCATCACCATCTGGCCATCGGCGTGATCTTCGTGATCGCCGGCCACATGTACCGGACCAACTTCGGGATTGGTCACTCCATCCGCGAGATCCTCGAAGCCCACAATCCCCCTAAGGGAACCCCTGGTGACCTCGGCGCCGGCCACAAGGGTCTCTACGACACCATCAACAACAGCCTGCACTTCCAGCTCGGCCTGGCCCTCGCTTCCCTAGGCGTGGTCACCAGCCTGGTGGCGCAGCACATGTATGCGATGCCTTCGTATGCCTTCATCGCGAAGGACTACACCACCCAGGCAGCGCTTTACACCCACCACCAGTACATCGCCATCTTCCTGATGTGCGGTGCCTTCGCCCACGGTGCGATCTTCTTCATCCGTGACTACGACCCCGAGGCCAACAAGAACAACGTTCTGGCCCGGATGCTCGAGCACAAGGAAGCGATCATCAGTCACCTGAGCTGGGTCTCTCTCTTCCTCGGTTTCCACACCCTCGGCCTCTACGTCCACAACGATGTGGTCGTGGCCTTCGGGACTCCCGAGAAGCAGATCCTGGTGGAGCCCGTCTTTGCCCAGTTCGTCCAGGCCGCTTCCGGCAAGGCGATGTATGGCTTCGACGTGCTGCTCTCCAACGCCGGCGGTGTGGCCGCCAATGCCAATGCGGCCTACATGGGCGGCTGGATGGATGCCATCAACAGCGGTGGCAACGATCTGTTCCTGCCGATCGGCCCTGGTGACTTCCTGGTGCACCACGCCATCGCCCTGGGCCTGCACACCACGACCCTGATCCTGGTGAAAGGCGCACTGGATGCCCGTGGCTCCAAGCTGATGCCCGACAAAAAGGACTTCGGCTACTCCTTCCCCTGCGACGGCCCCGGCCGTGGCGGCACCTGCGACATCTCGGCCTGGGACGCCTTCTATCTGGCCGTCTTCTGGGCTCTGAACACTGTGGGTTGGGTCACCTTCTACTGGCACTGGAAGCACCTCGCCATCTGGCAGGGCAACGTGGCTCAGTTCAACGAGTCCAGCACCTATCTGATGGGTTGGTTCCGCGATTATCTGTGGCTCAACAGCTCCCAGCTGATCAACGGCTACAACCCCTTCGGCAGCAACAACCTCGCCGTCTGGGCCTGGATGTTCCTGTTCGGCCACCTGGTGTGGGCGACAGGCTTCATGTTCCTGATCTCCTGGCGTGGTTATTGGCAGGAGCTGATCGAGACCATCGTCTGGGCTCATCAGCGCACGCCTCTGGCCAACCTGGTGGGCTGGCGCGACAAGCCTGTGGCTCTGTCGATCGTTCAGGCGCGTGTGGTGGGTCTTGCCCACTTCACGATCGGCTACATCCTCACGTACGCCGCCTTCCTGATCGCTTCCACCTCTGGCAAGTTCGGCTGATTGTCAGTCGCTTGACTCGCCAACCAGTGAGTCGTTCATCCACCCCGTCCGGTTTACCGGGCGGGGTTTTTTGATGGCGGCTGTGGCTCTGGTGTGGCCATAGGATCCGGCCTCTGCTGCCGCGATCGGATGACCAGTCAGTGGGACAACTTCCTGCGCAACCTCGGCGAGTGGCACGGCACGTTTGCGTCGCTGGATTCCCAGCAGCGGGAGCAGTCACGCACCTCCTCGATTCTCACCTTGGAGCAGGGAGACGATGCCCGTCTGGTGCGCTTCGGGTTGCAGCGCTGGGAGGACGCGGCGCTTTCAGGCCCGGCGGCTGAGCGTGGCGCTCCCAGCAGCGCCATGCAGCAGGACTACCGCACCCTTGGCAAGCAGGTGGTGTTCTTTCCTTCCGGTACGTTCTGCAAGGGGTCGCAGCAGTTGGCGCCCGGAACGGCCTTTGGTGGTGAATTCGGCTTCATCGCCGGCGACCGGCGTCATCGTCTGGTGATTCTCTACAGCGAGGCCGGCCGCTTTGAGCGCTCGGTGCTGATTCGCGAGTTCCGTGCCGGCACGGCGACTGAGGAGCAGCCTTCCCTTGCGGCCGAGCAGTTGTTCGGCTCCTGGCAGGGAGAGGAGGCCACGATCAGCGCGGATTGGCCCGAGCCCAGTGTTCAGGCCATCACGATCACGATCGAACCGGCTGATCTTGCTGGCGTCCGCTGGCTGCCCGACGCCGGTGGTTTTCGCGTGCCGGAGCAGGTGAGCCATCGCCAGGCCTTCCTGGTGGAGGCCTGGTGGAAACCGGGCCCCGACCAGTTGGAGCACCTGATTCGCCGCTACGACGGCACCGGCGCCTGGCAGTCGGCCAGTCTGCAGCGCCTGCGGCGCTGAGTCAGGCGCTGAAGGTGATGTCGAGGGTGCGCAGGTAGGTGTGCAGGCCGGCATCCTGAATCGGCAGCACATAGGCATCGGCGCCCGAGTTGTTGTGGTGCGAATGCCAGTAGCCCGGAGGTGTCACAAAGGCGGCGCCCTCCACCCAGTCTTCCCGGTGGGGATTGCGGATGGTTCCATTCGTATTCAGTTCTGTGCCGATCAGGGTGTAACAGCCCGGTTGGCAGGCCACCGCGAAATCGAGGGCGATCGATTGGTGCCGGTGCGGTTTCTGCATCTGACCCGCCGGCAGAATGCCGAGCATGGCCCAGAGGGTGTGGCTCACGGTGCGCGACTGGGGAAAGGCGCTGTTGCCCATGAGGATGCTCACCCGATTGGCTTTTGCACCGCTCGGACTTGCGGCAATCTCGGCGAGGTGCCTCTGGCTGTCGTGATGGCTGTAGAAGGTGGCGGCGAAGCGGGCTTCGCTGGGGATCACGCCGAGATGGCGCAGCAGGGGGGCGTCATGCACCCAGTAGAGACCAGCGTGGCCGTCACTTGCATGCACGGCGTCACCTCCCGCCGGCAGCACGAGCATGTCGCCCTTGCTCCAGCGGAACTGGGCGCCGCAGGCTTCGGTCTCGCCCTCGCCTTCGGCCACGAAGAACAGCTGACTCGTGGCGGTCGCGCTTGTGCGCAGATCACCGTGATCGAGGCGCACGAAATTGGCACAGAGGGACGGGCCCGTAGCCGGCCCCTCGCAGCCCAACTCCTGGCTGAGGTCCAGGGGCAGGATGGCGTTGCCCGCCTCCTGGAAAAAGGCCGGCGAAAAACTGCGATAGGGAATCGCAGCGGTCAGTCCGTTGCGGATCGGGTTGGCGGCTTCGGCGTAGGAGAAGAACTGCGCCTGCTGCGATGACGGGCTGGGTCTGGTTGCGCTCCTCACCATGGCGTCGGCACTCCGTCACGAAACATTGCAGAAAGCCTAAGGATCAGGCCGTCAGCATTCGGTCGTCATGGTGGCCGTTTTGTTCAGCCATCCAGCTGCGGCGTGGGCTCGGGTCGCACACCGCGCCAGCGCTTGAGCAGCAGATACATCGCCGGCACCACAAACAGCGACAGCAGCGTCGACACCAGCAGGCCACTGAACACCACTGTGCCGATACTGATTCGGCTGGCGGAGCCGGTGCCGCTGGCCATCAACAGGGGCAGGAATCCCGCCAGGGAGGTGACGGCGGTGAGCAGGATCGGGCGCATCCGGTTGATTGCCGCCCCTTCGATCGCGTCCAGCAAGGCCATCCCCTGCTCCAGGCGCTGGTTGGCGAATTCCACGATCAGGATGCCGTTTTTGGCGGCCAGGCTCACCAGCACCAACATGCCCATCTGGCCATACACGTCGAGCGGCAGGCCCCGCAGCTTCAATCCGATCAGGGCGCCGAGCAGGGCCATGGGCACCGTGAGCAGGATGATCAGCGGGTCGAGGAAACTTTCATAGAGCCCTGCCAGCAACAGATACACCACCAGAATTCCCAGGCTGAACAGAATCCACGACACGTCTTCCGCCTTGGTTTCCTCGTTGGCCAGGCCGGTGAAGGCCAGGCCGAGGCTGCTGCCGCCGGTGCGGTCGCTGATCGCTTCCAGCAGGTCGATCGCTTGGCCGCTGCTCACGCCATCGGCCGGAATCGCCGTGATGCTGATCGAGCGGCTCTGGTTGTAATGGGTGATGCTGTTGGCTCCCTCCGCCCGTTCCAGCCGCGCCACATTGGCGACGGAGACCAGCTCCCCCTTGCGGTTGCGCACCATCAAGCCGGTGAGGTCGCCTGGATTGGCGCGTTTCTCGCCATCGAGCTGCAGGTAGATCGAGCGGATCTGGCCGCCTTCGAAGGTGTCGTCGATGTAGCGCCCCCCGATCGCCGTGCCGATGTCCCGCAGGGTCTGCCCCACCGGGAGATCCAGGGCCGCCATCTGACTGCGATCGATCTGCAGCCGCCAGCGCGGTGAGCTGGCATCAAAGCGGGTGCTCACCCGCTCGAACTGACCAGTTGCTTCGGCGGCGCGGATGAAGCGCTGAGCTTGCTCTTCAAAGTCCTTCAGGCTGAGCTGACCGGCGCTGCGATCGAGCAGTTCCAGCTGCAGACCTGCCTCGCTGCTGAAGCCGCGCACGGTGGGGGGGGTGGTCACGATTACACGGGCATCGCTGATGCGTTGGCGCAGAGCCTGATTCAGGCGGTCTTTCACCGCTTCACTGCTCTGATCCTGTCCCGGACGTTCCTTGAGCGGCACCAGCCTGAGATAAAACGATCCCTTGTCTTCGCCGCTCTGGCCGAAGGAGCGACCGGCATAGAAGTTCCCGGTGCGGATCAGAGGTTCGTCGGCCACCACTTGCCGGATCTGGTCCATCACCGCCTCGGTGCGTTCCAGGCTGGCGCCATCGGGCAGGGTGAAATAGCCACGAACTTGACCCTGGTCTTCGTCGGGGATGAAGGCGGTGGGCATGGTCGTTAGTCCGAGGCCCGTGATCACCAGCCCGGCCAGCAGCAACCCGATCACCAGCCGGCCGCGGGGAAGCCAAGTGGCCAGCACGCGGCCATACGTCTCCTGGGTGCGGCTCATCCCGTTGCGGAGGGAGGCGCTCAAACGTTTCAACGGTCCAGGCAAGCGACCGCCCCCAGGCCCCAGCACCCGGGCACAGGCCATCGGTGTGAAGGTGAGGGCGTTGAAGGTGGAAAACAGAATGGCGCCGGTGATCGCCAACGCGATTGGCTGATAGAGGCGTCC is a genomic window containing:
- the psaA gene encoding photosystem I core protein PsaA, which codes for MTISPPERGSTAKSQVEKVNNPATFELFGKPGHFDRALAKGPKTTTWVWNLHANAHDFDSHTSDLEEVSRKIFSAHFGHLAVIFIWLSGAFFHGARFSNFSGWLADPTHVKPSAQVVWPVFGQEILNGDMGAGFQGIQITSGLFHVWRAWGITNETQLMSLAIGALVMAGLMLNAGVFHYHKAAPKLEWFQNVESMLNHHLAGLLGLGSLSWTGHLLHVSLPTTKLMDAIDAGQPLVLNGKTIASVADIPLPHEFFNQDLLAQLYPGFSAGIGAFFRGDWAAYSDFLTFKGGVNPVTGSMWMSDIAHHHLAIAVLFIVAGHMYRTNWGIGHSIKEILEGQKGDPLLFPATKGHDGLFEFMTTSWHAQLAVNLAMLGSLSIIVAQHMYAMPPYPYMAIDYPTQIGLFTHHMWIGGFLIVGAAAHGAIAMIRDYDPAKHVDNVLDRVLKARDALISHLNWVCIWLGFHSFGLYIHNDTMRALGRPQDMFSDSAIQLKPVFAQWIQGLHAAAAGSTAPNALSSVSEVFNGTVVAVGGKVAAAPIPLGTADFMVHHIHAFTIHVTVLILLKGVLYARSSRLIPDKANLGFRFPCDGPGRGGTCQVSAWDHVFLGLFWMYNSLSIVIFHFSWKMQSDVWGTVNADGSVQHITNGNFANSAITINGWLRDFLWAQAAQVINSYGSNTSAYGLMFLGAHFVWAFSLMFLFSGRGYWQELIESIVWAHNKLKVAPAIQPRALSITQGRAVGVAHYLLGGIATTWAFFHAHILVVG
- the psaB gene encoding photosystem I core protein PsaB, yielding MATKFPSFSQGLAQDPTTRRIWYGIATAHDFESHDGMTEEKLYQKLFSTHFGHLAIIGLWVSGNLFHIAWQGNFEQWVADPLHVRPIAHAIWDPHFGQGAIDAFTQAGASSPVNIAYSGLYHWFYTIGMKTNAELYQGSIFMMILSAWALFAGWLHLQPKFRPSLAWFKNAESRLNHHLAVLFGFSSIAWTGHLVHVAIPESRGQHVGWDNFLNVMPHPAGLGPFFTGNWGVYAQNPDTMGQVFGTAEGSGTAILTFLGGFHPQTEALWLTDIAHHHLAIGVIFVIAGHMYRTNFGIGHSIREILEAHNPPKGTPGDLGAGHKGLYDTINNSLHFQLGLALASLGVVTSLVAQHMYAMPSYAFIAKDYTTQAALYTHHQYIAIFLMCGAFAHGAIFFIRDYDPEANKNNVLARMLEHKEAIISHLSWVSLFLGFHTLGLYVHNDVVVAFGTPEKQILVEPVFAQFVQAASGKAMYGFDVLLSNAGGVAANANAAYMGGWMDAINSGGNDLFLPIGPGDFLVHHAIALGLHTTTLILVKGALDARGSKLMPDKKDFGYSFPCDGPGRGGTCDISAWDAFYLAVFWALNTVGWVTFYWHWKHLAIWQGNVAQFNESSTYLMGWFRDYLWLNSSQLINGYNPFGSNNLAVWAWMFLFGHLVWATGFMFLISWRGYWQELIETIVWAHQRTPLANLVGWRDKPVALSIVQARVVGLAHFTIGYILTYAAFLIASTSGKFG
- the cobJ gene encoding precorrin-3B C(17)-methyltransferase, coding for MTLDRVVLNAASPSPTRAPKPCLALGLSSRALPLLQRLQQAGEVHWIALTPQASASLPSPPADLLIGAAADLLANHWDRCGGLILIGAVGAATRLVAPLLSDKETDPAVLVLDAEGGQVIPLLGSHRAGAELWAHGLAAALNGQAVITGDSARHDRLALDGFGEGWGWQRSGSGSRWSALMIERAQNRSSRVLQTAGSPLWRQAPGAQHNCCATDDALEADLTIGPEHRRDDGCAWHPACLWLGVGCERDTSLSLISRAIERSLEDAGLAIEAVAGLSSIDRKGDEPALIALAQQRGWPMRLHSAEALAAVAVPTPSDVVKAEMGTASVAEAAALLAAGEQGHLRQTKTIEKPQSSEERGAATVAIAQAALPQAPQRGQLHLIGSGPGDLNLLTPEARRALAQCSVWVGYGLYLDLLEPLRRCDQVRLDGQLTRERERCAQALDLARQGVRVALVSSGDSGIYGMAGLALELWLALPECERPAFAVHPGISALQLAAARVGAPLMHDFCTISLSDRLTPWPVIERRLEAAAKGDFVVALYNPRSRDRDWQLARARDLLLAERSATTPVLLARQLGRKEESLHHTTLGALNPDDVDMLTVLLVGNSSTYVASDQMVTPRGYPGAALS
- a CDS encoding DUF3598 family protein: MTSQWDNFLRNLGEWHGTFASLDSQQREQSRTSSILTLEQGDDARLVRFGLQRWEDAALSGPAAERGAPSSAMQQDYRTLGKQVVFFPSGTFCKGSQQLAPGTAFGGEFGFIAGDRRHRLVILYSEAGRFERSVLIREFRAGTATEEQPSLAAEQLFGSWQGEEATISADWPEPSVQAITITIEPADLAGVRWLPDAGGFRVPEQVSHRQAFLVEAWWKPGPDQLEHLIRRYDGTGAWQSASLQRLRR
- the lipA gene encoding lipoyl synthase, producing the protein MTSALKPEWLRVKAPQRERIGAVADLLLDLRLNTVCQEASCPNIGECFAGGTATFLIMGPGCTRACPYCDIDFDKSVRELDPTEPERLGEAVARLGLRHVVITSVNRDDLADGGASQFVACIQQVRQRSPLTTIELLIPDFCGDWNALATVMDAGPDVLNHNIETVPTLYKRARPQGVYSRSLELLQRVREGWPKVYSKSGLMVGLGETDAEVHETLADLRRHAVDIVTIGQYLSPGPKHLPVQRFVTPDQFESFRRHGEDQLGFLQVVSSPLTRSSYHAAEVQRLMATHPR